The DNA region GGGACGCCATACGCCCCCCTGGACACGGTCGACACGCCTTCCTCGGTCTTGACGGCGGCGCCCCGCCGCGTCACCGCGGCGGCGCCGTCCTCGGTCTTGACGGCCGCTCCGCGTCGGCCGACGGCGGCGCCACCGTCCTCGGTCTTCACGGCACCGCCGCGACGCGCCGTGCGCACCTGCGCGCCAAGGTCCGGCATGGCCTGCAGCACCAGCGCGCCGGTGAGCGCCAGGGCCATCGTCGGGCGGATCCAGTTGCAGCGACTCGATGTGGTGTTCATCAGAAAACCTCGGTGCGCGGCATCGTCACGGCCGCGGAGCAGTCGCCGCCGGTTCGGAGGAAGACGAAGTCGACGCGGGCCCGTCGTCGACCGCCACCACGAGCTTGATCCGCTCGAATCCTGCGGGCACTTCCGGGGTGAACGTCGCGTCGGTGACCGCCACGCCCAACGTCCACGCGGTGAAGGTCACGTCGGTGGTCCGCGGCCGGCCGGTCTTGTCGGTGACGCGGAACTTCTTCGGCAGCGGGTCGCCCGTTTCTGCGACCCAGAGGTCCCAGTCGACGGCGGGGTGCTGGTAGGCGACGTGCACGCAGGGGATGCCGTCGATGGATTCACGTCCGACGTAGCCGCCCTTGGAGTCGGGACCGATCAAGGCGTCGAACGGCGAGCTGTAGACGAAGTCGGCCATCGGCAGCGGCATCGCCAGTCGCTCGGCCAGGCGGTCGAGCGTGTCGTCGATCGTGGCGGCGCCGTCGGTCCTGGCCCACACCTTGTTGGGGTCGGACACGAAGGTCAGCTTCTTGCCGTCGAACCACCCCCTGAACTCCACGTCACCGGTGACGCGGAACGCGAGCCGGTCCGGCCGCCGCACGGTCAGCTGGCGCGTCGTGCGCAGGGCGACTTCCTTGCCGCCCCGCATGCGCGGGCGGGTGTCGGTGGTCTCCACCGTGAACGTCCGGGCGGCAGCGAGGTGCTCGCTCATCCGGCGGACGATCTCGTCGCCGCGCTGTCGCCGTGCCTCGGGGGTGGTGGGTTCGCGCGAGCAACCCGCCGCAGCGAGCCATGCCGCACATGCCAGCAGCACGATGCCGGTCCGGGCGCGCCCGGCGGCCGTGAATGTACTCATGGGGGTCTCCCCTTGGCCCCGGGGACGCCGTCGTCCATCCGGTGAGGTCAGCCGGGGCAAGGCGCCAGCATCTCACAACCGCAACCGGGTCGCCATCCACCAGTCGGCTCGGCCGCCTTCGCGACAACGCGCCGTTCAGTTCCGCTGCGACACGGGCCACGCGCGGACGTCACGACCCACGACACCGACGAGGACCTTGCCGTCGCCGGTGAACGCGAGTGCGGACGGCGGCACGCCTCCCGTGTCGAACGTCGCGACCGCTGCCCGCGTCGTCGCGTCGACAATACGAAGACCGCCCCTGGCGAGGGTGCCATCGTCGATGTCGCCGATGGCAAGGAACCGGCCGTCAGGCGACCAGGCCAGCGCCCCGACCATCAGGGGCGCCTTCAGATCCACCGTGGCGGTGCTGGCGAAGGCTGCGTCACGCAGCGTGACGCGCCTGTCCACGCCACCAGACGCGAGCGTGCCCCCGCGCGGACTGAAGGCCACGGCGAATAGCGAGAGATCCTGCGCGATGGCCGTGATCGCCGTGCCGGCGGCGACGTCCCACAGGCGCAGGTCGGCTTCCGCGCTCGCCGTCGCGGCGACTGTCGAACCGGGACGCACCGCCAGCGCCTGCAACTCGGTCCGGTGGCCGCGCAGCGTGTGCCGCAGGCCGCCGGTGGCGGTGTCGAAGACCCGCACGTCGCCGAACTCTCCGCCGGTCAGCAGGATCGCGCCGTCGGCGGAGAATGCCGCGGCGCGCGTCGGCGCGGGGCCGAGATCGACCTTCACGACCACGGGCGATGCGCCAGCAGCCGTTCGTGTCCGCGCGAGCGAGCCGTCCTCGGACAGGCTCCACACCTCGGTGCCGTCCTTGGAGGATCCGACCGCGAGCACGCTCCTGTCGTGCGGCTTCATCAGCACGGGCGCGCCGGTCGTCGTCCAGATGGCCACCTGGCCATCGCCAAGGCCCACGGCTACCGACGAGGAGCCGTTGACGGCGACCAGGCTCGTGACTCGCGTCGGAAGGGTCACTGTGGCGGAGTGCACGACGGCCCCGGCACTGGTGCCGCCGGCGGCCACCGACGCCACCGGCGGTGCGGCCTCGCGCGGAGCGGAGCACCCGGCGCCGACGTGAACCGCGGCGAGCAGCGAGAACACCACGGGGATACGGGGCATGACGTCAGGCCTTCTCGAGCACCAGCTCGAACTCCACCGACGCGAGCGCGGCCTCGGGCTTCCCTGTCAGCGTCACCGGACGTACCAGCGTGCGCGACGTGATCAGCGGATCCCTCGAGAAGTTCTTGTCGACGTTGCCCTCGAAGACCTCGTCGGTCGAGAAGTACAGCTGCGTGCTGAGCGGCCTGAAGCCTGGCGCGGTCACGAAGTAGTGCACGTGCCTGGCGACTCGCGCCGGGTAGTGGCCGGGCATGATCGACTCGAAGGCGTAGGCGCCTGATGGTGGCGGCGCCAGCGAGGTGCGGAACCGGTAGCCTTCGAGGTCGTACAGCCCGTGGTCGTCGGCCTGCCAGATCTCGATGGTCGCGCCACGCACCGGCTCGCCGTGCACGGAGATCACGCGGCCACTCACGGCCATCGGCAGCCCGGGGTCGCCGGGCCGCCGCAACGCCGTGGTCGCGGGCGCCTTGCGCTTGTAGAACGGGCCCATCTCGACGTGCGCCGTGGGCTGGCGCTCGGCTTCCGCGTCGATCCACGCGTGCAGGACCTCGGCCTCGGTCCACCGGGCCGGCACGAGCAACACGCCGGCAGCCAGGCACTCCCGCAGGACGTCCCTGCGCGACCTCTCACGTTGGGGCATGGGGCCTCCCGAGACACCGCAACCCGCTGACTCGTCTTGAAGCCCGGCCACGATATCACCGGTCGGCGACCGGCCTGGGCGACGCATCCAGGCAGGACGCGGTCTCCCCTTCGACTTCGCTCTGGGCAAGCGACCGCGCAGTTCGAGCCAAACGCGACCACCAACCCGTCACTCGCCTCAGGAGCAGGCCCCAGCGGGCCGTTCAGCCAGTTGCCAGGCCTCTCTTCGGTGGCGGCGAGCAGGCGCTGGATGGCCTTGACCGTGCGGTCGGCCTGGTAGGCGAGTCGCTCCTGCTCGCGCTGCGCCTCGACCGCCTCGTCGCGGCGCAGCATCTCCCACCCCAGCCAGCCGAAGGCGATGGCCGAGGCGACCGTCACTGCTGCCAGAGCCACCAGCAGGTGGCGTGGCGGCTCGATCCAGCGCCTGAGGCGAGGGTGCAGGCCGAGCAAGGCGCCATTACAGGAACGGCTCCCTGGGCAACGCGTCGGCGCTGTGTCAGCGTTGTGTCAGCGACCCCAGTCCTCGACGCGCAGCCCGGGCACCCTCGTCATGTGGGTGAGGTTTGCCGTCACGAGGGTCGCGTCGCGAGCGACGGCGTGTGCGGCGATGGCGGCATCGAAGTCCTCGATCCGCGTTCCACGCCGTTCGAGGGTGGCCTTGATGCGGCCGAATGCGACGCTCACGTCATCGGTCCATTCAACGCGTGGGACCTCGCCGACAACGAGTTCGAAGCGCGCCTGCAACGCCGCCCGGCGCTTCGATCGCGGCAGCCGCTCGATGCCGTACGCGATCTCGGCCAGCACGGGTTGCGGGATCGCGACGTCGGCAGGCGCGGTGGCGACCAGTCGCTCGACGACCGCCGGGTTGCCCTTCATGAGGGCCGAGACCGCGTTGGTGTCCAGGACGTACGTCACAGGTCGAGCGGGGCCTTCGAGCGGCGCGCCACCGTGACCGCCGCCAGCATGTCGTCCACGGCATCGGCGGTATCGCGGTTCACCTGCCTGAGACGCTCGAGGAACTCCGGCGCCCAGGTCGCCTGCGGGGCAACGGCCTGCTCCAGCGCGCGGATCACGAGCCTGTTCCGGCTGATGCCGAGGGCCTTCGCCCGGCGGTCGACCGATTTCAGCAGCGGATCGGGAATGTGCACGGTGGTCGGCATGAATACATTCGCGAATATATCAGCGCGGACTGCCGGTGTCACGCGATCGCGGCGCAAACCCTAGAACAGCTGCTCCTCGGGCGGACGCCAGCCCGGCGGCCGGGGCCCTGGACGCCGGGTGTCTTCCTGTACCGAATCGTCGGATGGCACCTGAAACAGATAGGAACGCTCCTTGGGCAACGCGTCTGCGCTGTGTCCGCCGCTGTCACGACTCCTCTCCGGCCCACAGGGTCTTGATGGGATAGCGCCGCAGGATGCGGTCTGCAGAGACGAGCGTCAGTTCGTGCTCGATCGCCTGGCACACGAGCAGACGGTCGAACGGATCGCTATGAATGTCGGGCAGCTTCGGAAGGTGCGCAATCGCCGCTTCGTCGATCGGCAGCGCCGTGATGCGGTGCCTCGTCCGCTCCGCGATGGCGAACTCGGCGGCAGGGCCAGGCAGATCGATCCGCCCGAGCCCCTGCTTGATGGCCAGTTCCCAGACCGACGCCGCGCTGAGCCACACAGAGACATCGCGAGCGCAGACCCGCTCGCGCAGCGCCCCGGGCATGCGGTGGCTCCCGGCGACCATCCACAGGAACACCTGCGTATCCAGCAGCAGCCTCATCGGCTCGCGCGACCCTCGAAGGCGGCAAGGACATCGTCTGGGAGAGGCGCGTCGAAGTCGTCCGGCACGTCGAACGTGCCGCGCGCCAGACCCCAGGGCCGCGGGCGGTCCTCGGGCCGGGCAACGGGACGGATTTCCGCCACCGGAACGTTGTGGCGGGTAATCGTCACCGGGTGCCCCTGCTCCACATCGTCCAGGAGGCTGGAGAGACGCGCCTTGGCCTCCGCAAGGCTGACCCGTTTCATGACCAGATTGTAGCCTAGTCTGCAGATCGGGCCAGGCGGCCAGCCAGCGTGGCCAGCGCCTCGGTGCTGTGTCAGCGGGGAGGGGGCGCGGTCCGACCGCGCCCTACCTGGAGCCTGTCGCGAGGCTCTCGAGCGCCCACACCTCGCGCCCAT from Luteitalea sp. TBR-22 includes:
- a CDS encoding DUF2092 domain-containing protein, which gives rise to MSTFTAAGRARTGIVLLACAAWLAAAGCSREPTTPEARRQRGDEIVRRMSEHLAAARTFTVETTDTRPRMRGGKEVALRTTRQLTVRRPDRLAFRVTGDVEFRGWFDGKKLTFVSDPNKVWARTDGAATIDDTLDRLAERLAMPLPMADFVYSSPFDALIGPDSKGGYVGRESIDGIPCVHVAYQHPAVDWDLWVAETGDPLPKKFRVTDKTGRPRTTDVTFTAWTLGVAVTDATFTPEVPAGFERIKLVVAVDDGPASTSSSSEPAATAPRP
- a CDS encoding WD40 repeat domain-containing protein — protein: MPRIPVVFSLLAAVHVGAGCSAPREAAPPVASVAAGGTSAGAVVHSATVTLPTRVTSLVAVNGSSSVAVGLGDGQVAIWTTTGAPVLMKPHDRSVLAVGSSKDGTEVWSLSEDGSLARTRTAAGASPVVVKVDLGPAPTRAAAFSADGAILLTGGEFGDVRVFDTATGGLRHTLRGHRTELQALAVRPGSTVAATASAEADLRLWDVAAGTAITAIAQDLSLFAVAFSPRGGTLASGGVDRRVTLRDAAFASTATVDLKAPLMVGALAWSPDGRFLAIGDIDDGTLARGGLRIVDATTRAAVATFDTGGVPPSALAFTGDGKVLVGVVGRDVRAWPVSQRN
- a CDS encoding PIN domain-containing protein, producing MTYVLDTNAVSALMKGNPAVVERLVATAPADVAIPQPVLAEIAYGIERLPRSKRRAALQARFELVVGEVPRVEWTDDVSVAFGRIKATLERRGTRIEDFDAAIAAHAVARDATLVTANLTHMTRVPGLRVEDWGR
- a CDS encoding ribbon-helix-helix protein, CopG family, whose product is MPTTVHIPDPLLKSVDRRAKALGISRNRLVIRALEQAVAPQATWAPEFLERLRQVNRDTADAVDDMLAAVTVARRSKAPLDL
- a CDS encoding type II toxin-antitoxin system VapC family toxin, coding for MRLLLDTQVFLWMVAGSHRMPGALRERVCARDVSVWLSAASVWELAIKQGLGRIDLPGPAAEFAIAERTRHRITALPIDEAAIAHLPKLPDIHSDPFDRLLVCQAIEHELTLVSADRILRRYPIKTLWAGEES
- a CDS encoding type II toxin-antitoxin system Phd/YefM family antitoxin, with translation MKRVSLAEAKARLSSLLDDVEQGHPVTITRHNVPVAEIRPVARPEDRPRPWGLARGTFDVPDDFDAPLPDDVLAAFEGRASR